In a genomic window of Cytobacillus sp. FSL H8-0458:
- a CDS encoding L-lactate permease, producing the protein MSTGMLALLSLLPIIAVAVFLVGLRWPASKAMPISYLVAVVLALFVWKVSGAKVAAASINGLVVAGTLLYIIFGAILLLNTLQESGGLKTIRQGFTDISPDRRIQVIIIAWLFGSFIEGASGFGTPAAVAVPLLVGLGFPAMAAVIAGMVIQSTPVSFGAVGTPMLVGVQTGLSGNASLTDNLLGLVTQIAGQVAILHMIAGTLIPLFVVALMTRFFGKNKSFTEGVKIWKFALFAAFSMTIPYVIVANVLGPEFPSMIGGLAGLAIVVFAAKKGFLMPPKDQVWDFEEKSKWDPEWTGKLEIKAVAHKSGSMSMMRAWTPYVLVGLFLVLSRLKSLPFLEWLQAWTVKFENIFDSGITSSFQPLYLPGTIFILVSVITYFIHGMNSSSYKKAWADSGKTTVAASTALIFTVPMVQVFINTGGGEAGYNQMPIELANGAAALAGEFWPFFATFIGGLGAFIAGSNTVSNMMFALFQYDVGSQIGVDATWIVALQAVGGAAGNMICVHNVVAASAVVGLVGKEGTVIRKTLFPFFYYALLAGSVGYSIVWYSQKGIFNIGSFIAVAIAFAAVYIIATNNRRSNMILPPPPVNVKSAK; encoded by the coding sequence TTGAGTACTGGAATGTTAGCTTTATTATCTTTATTGCCAATTATTGCAGTTGCAGTATTTCTTGTCGGATTGAGATGGCCGGCAAGTAAGGCGATGCCCATCTCGTACCTGGTAGCAGTTGTCCTGGCGCTATTTGTCTGGAAGGTGTCGGGTGCTAAAGTGGCGGCTGCATCCATTAACGGCCTGGTTGTCGCCGGAACACTTCTTTATATTATTTTCGGGGCTATTCTGCTTCTAAATACCCTTCAGGAAAGCGGTGGCTTAAAAACCATCCGTCAAGGATTTACAGATATATCGCCTGACCGCCGTATACAAGTCATTATCATTGCCTGGCTGTTCGGTTCTTTCATTGAAGGCGCATCCGGGTTTGGTACTCCAGCGGCAGTAGCTGTTCCGCTGTTAGTTGGACTTGGCTTTCCGGCTATGGCCGCAGTTATTGCCGGAATGGTCATTCAAAGTACACCAGTGTCATTCGGTGCTGTAGGGACACCGATGCTTGTCGGCGTTCAGACTGGTTTATCCGGCAATGCCAGCCTTACAGATAACCTGCTTGGATTAGTAACTCAAATCGCAGGTCAAGTAGCTATTCTCCACATGATTGCGGGAACATTAATTCCTTTATTTGTAGTAGCTTTAATGACAAGATTTTTCGGCAAAAATAAATCATTTACCGAAGGGGTAAAAATCTGGAAGTTTGCCCTTTTTGCAGCTTTTTCCATGACAATCCCTTATGTTATTGTCGCAAATGTCCTTGGACCTGAATTCCCATCGATGATTGGGGGATTAGCTGGTTTAGCTATCGTTGTTTTTGCGGCTAAAAAAGGCTTCCTTATGCCTCCTAAGGATCAGGTTTGGGATTTTGAAGAGAAATCCAAGTGGGATCCTGAATGGACTGGAAAGCTGGAAATCAAAGCTGTTGCTCACAAAAGCGGAAGCATGAGTATGATGCGTGCCTGGACACCTTATGTTTTAGTCGGACTATTCTTAGTATTGTCAAGATTGAAATCGCTTCCATTTTTAGAGTGGCTTCAGGCGTGGACGGTCAAATTTGAGAACATCTTTGATTCCGGCATCACTTCAAGCTTCCAGCCACTGTATTTGCCGGGTACGATTTTTATTCTTGTATCTGTTATCACTTATTTTATCCATGGAATGAATTCCAGTTCATACAAAAAAGCCTGGGCAGATTCAGGAAAGACCACTGTTGCTGCTTCAACAGCTTTAATTTTCACTGTTCCGATGGTACAGGTTTTCATCAATACCGGCGGTGGAGAAGCAGGCTATAATCAGATGCCGATCGAGCTCGCGAACGGTGCTGCAGCTCTTGCTGGAGAATTCTGGCCATTCTTTGCAACCTTCATCGGGGGTCTGGGAGCCTTTATTGCAGGAAGTAATACAGTCAGTAATATGATGTTTGCATTATTCCAGTATGATGTCGGCTCGCAGATCGGGGTCGATGCCACCTGGATTGTAGCCCTTCAGGCAGTCGGAGGCGCAGCCGGAAACATGATTTGTGTGCATAACGTCGTTGCTGCATCAGCTGTTGTGGGACTTGTCGGAAAAGAAGGCACTGTCATTCGTAAAACGTTATTCCCATTCTTCTACTATGCACTGCTGGCAGGATCTGTAGGTTACTCGATTGTCTGGTATTCGCAAAAAGGGATTTTCAATATCGGTTCCTTCATTGCAGTTGCCATCGCATTCGCAGCTGTTTATATAATTGCAACAAATAACAGGCGTTCCAACATGATTTTGCCTCCGCCTCCGGTGAATGTAAAATCTGCTAAATAA
- a CDS encoding DUF6449 domain-containing protein produces MKWGTLDMQSKTSLIKREILKTIFRSVGWVSILYFLGLFFAIPLDIIMNSSEEQRKFLDIDNLFQYNFQLQFIFSISVPVALSVFLFRYTQVKQYSDLMHSLPVKRESIFHQYALTGIMLLILPVLLIALIVLVLYQPMNLQDFYSMGDILNWVGITLLFNIVIYLAGVSVGMLTGLTAVQGALTYIFLLLPVGLIILVSINLPFYLFGFPGQYYMESKFEKFSPLIAFTQMNMRTPSSVEAAVYLILIVSLYFLGLQIYKRRRMEAVSHALVFPITKPIFKYGVTFCTMLLGGGYFGEMQGGMSWIIAGYVFGALIGYAAAEMVLQKSWRVTIHIKGLMVYTAIMAALFVLFQFDLTKYEKSIPRSNEIERVHFSESYYLYSDIDHEEPIYLKEYENIDLVRRFHEKLVKNEDRQAQLSGRDSIFIVYELKNGEKLIRDYRISKREYKPFLKLIYESDEYKMATNEIYQVSADDTTKITITPSGPVSKRAVITDKEELKEAVEILTEEVDTASYEELQGIDEPYAHIEIYYNDSKKAYMTWNPSYTRFEKWLEEKSLLNDAKVNSNDISYALAAKADDIDINFAAGYSYEEVFEEMADSKSSIKITDKEQIESGLRNSNGYIEGDYIIAFYFDEQRTIDIKSFTEKTIPDFIKERLQ; encoded by the coding sequence ATGAAATGGGGGACATTGGATATGCAGTCCAAAACATCCTTGATTAAAAGGGAAATTCTAAAAACGATCTTCAGAAGTGTCGGCTGGGTTTCCATCTTGTATTTTCTCGGTCTGTTCTTTGCCATTCCTCTTGATATCATAATGAATTCTTCAGAGGAACAGCGGAAATTCCTGGACATTGATAATCTGTTTCAATACAACTTCCAGCTCCAATTTATATTTAGTATATCAGTACCGGTGGCCTTGTCTGTGTTCTTATTCAGGTATACACAGGTAAAACAATATAGCGATTTAATGCACAGCCTCCCAGTTAAAAGGGAATCCATTTTCCATCAATATGCTTTAACAGGAATCATGCTATTAATTTTGCCGGTTTTACTCATTGCTTTGATTGTCCTGGTTCTTTACCAGCCCATGAATTTGCAGGACTTTTATTCAATGGGGGATATCCTCAATTGGGTGGGCATCACGCTTTTATTTAATATTGTGATCTACCTGGCAGGTGTTTCTGTAGGAATGCTGACGGGATTAACCGCGGTACAGGGTGCCTTAACGTATATCTTTCTCTTGCTCCCTGTTGGACTGATCATTTTAGTTTCTATTAATTTGCCTTTCTATTTATTCGGCTTTCCAGGCCAATATTATATGGAAAGCAAATTCGAAAAGTTCTCTCCTTTGATTGCATTTACTCAGATGAATATGCGTACACCGTCAAGTGTGGAGGCTGCCGTTTATCTCATACTTATTGTGTCCCTGTATTTTCTCGGTTTGCAGATTTATAAAAGGAGAAGAATGGAGGCGGTCTCCCATGCGCTTGTTTTTCCGATAACAAAGCCCATTTTTAAATATGGTGTAACGTTTTGCACCATGCTTCTTGGCGGCGGTTATTTCGGTGAGATGCAGGGCGGCATGAGCTGGATTATAGCGGGATATGTATTTGGAGCATTGATTGGTTATGCTGCGGCCGAAATGGTACTGCAGAAATCATGGCGAGTGACCATTCATATAAAAGGATTGATGGTATACACAGCCATAATGGCGGCTTTATTCGTCTTATTTCAATTTGATTTGACTAAGTATGAAAAAAGCATACCGCGGAGCAATGAAATTGAGCGGGTCCATTTCAGCGAGAGTTATTACCTTTATAGTGATATTGATCATGAAGAACCGATATATTTAAAGGAATACGAGAATATTGATTTGGTCAGAAGGTTTCATGAGAAGCTTGTAAAGAATGAAGACAGACAGGCGCAGCTTTCGGGCCGTGATTCCATATTTATTGTATACGAACTGAAAAATGGCGAAAAGCTGATTCGCGATTACAGGATTAGTAAAAGGGAATATAAGCCATTTCTTAAGCTGATTTATGAATCGGATGAATATAAAATGGCAACAAATGAAATCTATCAGGTATCAGCAGATGATACTACGAAAATCACAATTACCCCATCCGGGCCAGTTTCAAAGCGGGCGGTCATTACAGATAAAGAAGAACTAAAAGAAGCTGTTGAGATATTGACTGAGGAAGTGGACACAGCTTCTTATGAAGAGCTTCAGGGAATTGACGAGCCATATGCGCATATTGAGATTTATTATAATGACAGCAAAAAAGCTTATATGACCTGGAATCCTTCTTATACAAGATTTGAGAAATGGCTGGAAGAAAAGTCATTGCTGAATGATGCAAAAGTGAATAGCAATGATATTTCTTATGCACTGGCTGCAAAAGCGGATGATATCGATATCAACTTTGCGGCAGGGTACTCTTATGAGGAAGTTTTTGAAGAGATGGCTGACAGCAAATCTTCAATCAAAATTACGGATAAGGAACAAATAGAAAGCGGTTTGAGGAATTCAAATGGATACATTGAAGGAGACTATATTATTGCATTCTATTTTGATGAGCAAAGGACAATTGATATTAAGAGTTTCACTGAAAAAACAATACCGGACTTCATAAAAGAACGGCTTCAATAA
- a CDS encoding RNA polymerase sigma factor, whose protein sequence is MIKPSMDMREICRLYNKRLYHIAYSITRDHYLAQDVVQETLIKAYKKMDSIDDQDKLGSWLSSIATRTAIDFVRKERRTNERIQDSVDFENCMESRYSDTGQEAEINMLQEQIYAYVDSLSYEQKRVFLLKTKHGLKEREIADLLHLNPNTVKTKLYRVRQHLREILADRNLA, encoded by the coding sequence GTGATAAAACCTTCAATGGATATGAGAGAAATCTGCAGACTCTACAATAAGCGGCTTTATCATATCGCATATAGCATAACACGGGATCATTATCTAGCACAGGATGTTGTACAGGAAACACTGATCAAGGCTTATAAAAAAATGGACAGCATAGATGATCAGGATAAGCTGGGATCATGGTTATCATCAATTGCGACCAGAACTGCAATAGATTTTGTGCGAAAAGAAAGAAGGACTAATGAGAGGATACAGGATTCCGTTGATTTTGAGAACTGCATGGAAAGCAGGTACAGCGATACTGGGCAGGAAGCAGAGATCAATATGCTTCAGGAGCAGATATACGCTTATGTGGATTCCCTCTCCTATGAACAGAAAAGGGTTTTCCTGCTTAAAACGAAGCATGGACTGAAGGAAAGAGAAATAGCGGACCTTCTCCATCTCAACCCGAATACTGTTAAAACAAAACTATATCGGGTTAGACAGCATCTGAGAGAAATCCTTGCTGATCGGAATTTGGCATAG
- a CDS encoding fumarylacetoacetate hydrolase family protein has product MKFTRFEVNGAVHAGVLEDGMIKEIKGDIFGDWEYTGQNFSPNEAKQLAPLVPNQIIGIGANYVSEKSDLPETLPEIPVFFFKPVSSVIGPDEDIIIPEGIEEVKFESELAVVIGREAKNVAESDVLDYVFGYTVGNDVTAPQFFHNDGHWTIGKSFDSFTPLGPVIETELDPFQLKVEAKLNGSEKQNSSTDLMIIPIRKMISYLSNVMTLKPGDVILTGSPVGAEMVRSGDVIECEIKEIGTLRNTFAVARESAKTV; this is encoded by the coding sequence ATGAAATTCACCAGATTTGAAGTTAATGGAGCAGTACATGCAGGAGTATTAGAAGACGGTATGATTAAAGAAATTAAAGGTGATATTTTCGGAGATTGGGAGTATACCGGCCAAAACTTTTCCCCGAATGAAGCTAAACAGCTTGCACCGCTGGTTCCAAATCAGATAATTGGAATTGGAGCCAACTATGTGTCCGAGAAATCTGATTTGCCTGAGACACTCCCTGAAATTCCTGTATTCTTCTTCAAGCCTGTATCTTCTGTTATCGGTCCTGATGAAGATATTATCATTCCTGAAGGCATTGAAGAGGTGAAATTCGAATCAGAACTGGCTGTAGTTATTGGCAGAGAAGCAAAAAATGTAGCAGAGTCAGACGTGCTTGATTATGTTTTCGGCTACACAGTGGGGAATGATGTTACTGCTCCGCAATTTTTCCATAATGACGGACATTGGACAATTGGCAAATCCTTTGACAGTTTTACCCCGCTTGGTCCCGTAATCGAAACAGAACTCGATCCGTTTCAGTTGAAAGTTGAAGCAAAATTAAACGGCTCAGAAAAGCAGAACAGCAGCACTGATCTCATGATTATCCCAATCCGAAAAATGATTTCCTACCTGTCTAATGTCATGACACTGAAGCCGGGTGACGTTATCCTTACAGGAAGTCCTGTTGGAGCTGAAATGGTCAGGTCAGGCGATGTTATCGAATGTGAAATCAAAGAGATTGGAACCCTGCGAAATACATTTGCAGTGGCACGTGAAAGCGCAAAAACGGTATAA
- a CDS encoding GntR family transcriptional regulator, producing MFELDVRSRKPIYEQLVERLKELIITEVLSADEQLPSVRTLAQQLTINPNTIQKAYRELESQGYIYSIKGKGSFVSAATPNLNSEKIEKVKNELSKLLSEAIYLGITKNELFKLIQEIEAAIGGGIEDDQNP from the coding sequence ATGTTTGAATTGGACGTAAGGAGCCGAAAACCTATATATGAACAGCTGGTTGAGCGGCTTAAAGAGCTGATCATCACAGAGGTCTTATCAGCAGATGAACAGCTGCCTTCCGTTCGAACGCTGGCCCAGCAGCTGACGATCAATCCTAATACCATTCAGAAGGCGTATAGGGAGCTTGAGTCCCAGGGCTATATTTATTCCATAAAAGGGAAAGGCAGTTTTGTCAGTGCAGCGACACCCAATCTGAACAGCGAAAAAATAGAAAAAGTGAAAAATGAACTTTCAAAGCTTTTATCAGAAGCTATATACCTTGGAATCACAAAGAATGAATTATTCAAGCTCATACAGGAAATAGAAGCAGCTATAGGGGGAGGGATAGAAGATGATCAAAATCCGTAA
- a CDS encoding IclR family transcriptional regulator: MERENMVKSVSRALDIITLISLKKTGLGVTEIANQIDINKSSVYRILSTLVQYGYIEQDTGTGKYKLGYKFLEISSKLLESIDLRAEARPFLQELENETNEVIHLVVYDQGEVVYIEKLEGNETLRMHSKVGKRAPMHCTSVGKAILAHLPSSIVSDILERKGMPVHTDKTITDKDEFMKELGQVRQKGYAFDLEENEYGITCVAVPIFDHLGKVIAAVSISGPTMRMTDDRLDALKSIMVKTGQGISARLGHVSRIN; this comes from the coding sequence TTGGAAAGAGAAAATATGGTCAAGTCCGTCAGCAGGGCATTGGATATTATTACATTGATCAGCCTGAAGAAAACCGGTCTTGGCGTTACGGAAATTGCCAATCAGATCGACATCAACAAAAGCTCTGTTTATCGTATTCTATCTACCCTTGTTCAGTACGGATATATAGAGCAGGACACCGGAACCGGAAAGTACAAATTAGGGTATAAGTTCCTCGAGATCAGCTCAAAGCTGCTTGAATCAATCGATTTGCGTGCAGAAGCAAGGCCTTTTCTGCAGGAGCTTGAAAATGAAACAAATGAAGTCATTCATTTAGTCGTTTACGATCAGGGCGAAGTTGTGTACATCGAGAAGCTTGAGGGCAATGAGACGTTAAGAATGCATTCTAAAGTCGGGAAACGCGCTCCCATGCATTGCACATCTGTCGGGAAGGCCATTCTTGCACACCTGCCTTCAAGCATTGTATCCGATATTCTAGAGAGAAAAGGGATGCCGGTCCATACAGATAAAACCATAACGGATAAAGACGAATTCATGAAAGAATTGGGTCAGGTAAGGCAAAAAGGATATGCTTTTGATCTCGAAGAAAATGAATACGGAATTACTTGTGTTGCCGTTCCTATTTTTGACCACCTTGGCAAGGTTATTGCTGCAGTCAGTATTTCAGGTCCGACCATGAGGATGACAGATGATCGGCTTGATGCATTAAAATCCATAATGGTAAAGACAGGACAAGGAATTTCCGCACGTCTTGGTCATGTAAGCCGAATCAATTAG
- a CDS encoding malate synthase G, with translation MENYVKTGSLQVARELYEFINSEALPGSGVNQEQFWSGLESLINDLTPKNKALLAKRDEIQHKLNTWHRENQNFDFNNYKSFLEEIGYLEPKAEDFKITTENVDEEVAVKAGPQLVVPVNNGRYAINAANARWGSLYDALYGTDAISEENGANRDGGYNPVRGEKVIAFAREFLDQTVPLSSGSHKDAVQYKVDEGKLEVVLGNGETANLKEEAKFAGYQGDQDQPSAVLLKNNGLYFEIQFDRSHPIGKTDNAGVKDVLLEAAITTIMDCEDSVTAVDAEDKVLVYRNWLGLMKGDLSAAFTKDSKSMTRKLNPDRSYVSPEGKDFSLSGRSLMFVRNVGHLMSINAILDAEGNEVQEGILDTVVTSLIGKHTLLGNGPYQNTSEGSIYIVKPKMHGSKEVAFANELFDRTEDLLGLERNTLKIGVMDEERRTSLNLAACIREVKERIVFINTGFLDRTGDEMHTSMEAGPMIRKNDMKATAWLKGYEKSNVNTGLETGFQGRAQIGKGMWAMPDMMADMMEQKIGHLNAGANTAWVPSPTAATLHALHYHQVEVQKVQNKLLEEVTDLRDEILQIPVAENPQWTQEEIQEELENNAQGILGYVVRWVEQGIGCSKVPDINNIGLMEDRATLRISSQHAANWLHHGICTKEQVLETLKKMAKVVDEQNSGDTAYRPMAADFDQSVAFQAACDLVFEGYDQPNGYTEPILHRRRLEAKSKYAVKQ, from the coding sequence ATGGAGAACTATGTGAAAACAGGAAGCCTGCAGGTTGCAAGGGAGCTCTATGAATTTATTAATTCCGAGGCTCTGCCGGGAAGCGGAGTTAATCAGGAGCAATTCTGGTCAGGTTTGGAATCGCTTATAAATGATCTGACCCCTAAAAATAAAGCATTGCTTGCAAAGCGTGATGAAATTCAGCATAAGCTGAACACTTGGCACAGAGAAAACCAGAATTTTGATTTTAATAACTATAAGTCATTCTTAGAAGAAATCGGTTATCTTGAGCCAAAAGCCGAGGATTTTAAAATCACTACAGAAAACGTGGATGAAGAAGTAGCTGTGAAGGCCGGACCGCAATTGGTCGTTCCAGTTAATAATGGAAGATATGCGATCAATGCAGCAAATGCCCGGTGGGGAAGCTTGTACGATGCACTTTATGGAACCGATGCAATCAGTGAAGAAAATGGGGCAAATAGGGACGGCGGATATAATCCTGTAAGGGGAGAAAAGGTTATTGCATTTGCCAGGGAATTCCTTGACCAAACTGTTCCTCTCTCAAGCGGTTCGCATAAGGACGCTGTACAGTACAAGGTTGATGAAGGGAAACTGGAAGTTGTGCTGGGCAATGGCGAAACTGCAAATCTAAAAGAAGAAGCAAAGTTTGCCGGATACCAGGGAGATCAGGATCAGCCTTCTGCGGTACTCTTAAAGAATAATGGCCTTTATTTTGAGATTCAGTTTGACAGAAGCCACCCAATTGGAAAAACGGATAATGCAGGGGTGAAGGATGTTTTACTTGAAGCTGCAATTACCACAATTATGGACTGTGAGGATTCAGTAACAGCAGTTGATGCTGAAGACAAGGTCCTTGTATACCGCAACTGGCTCGGTTTGATGAAGGGTGACCTTTCCGCAGCCTTCACAAAGGACTCTAAATCAATGACACGTAAATTGAATCCAGACCGGTCATATGTGTCTCCTGAAGGAAAGGATTTCTCATTATCAGGACGTTCATTGATGTTTGTCAGGAATGTCGGACATTTAATGTCCATTAACGCTATTTTGGATGCAGAAGGAAATGAAGTGCAGGAAGGTATCCTCGATACGGTAGTTACTTCCCTGATTGGGAAGCATACATTGCTTGGAAATGGACCATACCAAAACACATCTGAGGGATCCATTTATATCGTTAAGCCAAAAATGCACGGGTCCAAAGAGGTTGCTTTTGCAAACGAGTTATTTGACCGGACGGAAGATCTGCTTGGACTGGAGCGGAACACACTGAAAATTGGTGTAATGGATGAGGAGCGCCGTACATCCTTGAATCTTGCAGCCTGCATCCGTGAAGTAAAGGAGCGCATTGTTTTCATAAACACCGGATTCCTTGACCGTACAGGGGATGAGATGCACACTTCCATGGAAGCTGGCCCGATGATCCGCAAGAATGATATGAAAGCAACAGCCTGGCTAAAAGGCTATGAAAAATCCAATGTCAATACAGGCCTTGAAACAGGCTTCCAGGGACGTGCGCAAATTGGAAAAGGCATGTGGGCTATGCCTGATATGATGGCAGATATGATGGAGCAAAAGATCGGCCATCTGAACGCCGGCGCCAATACTGCCTGGGTACCGTCTCCAACTGCAGCCACCCTTCATGCATTGCATTACCATCAGGTAGAAGTTCAGAAGGTGCAAAACAAGCTGCTGGAGGAAGTTACAGACCTTCGTGACGAAATTCTGCAGATACCGGTTGCAGAAAATCCGCAATGGACTCAAGAGGAGATCCAGGAAGAACTGGAAAACAACGCACAGGGTATTCTCGGATATGTGGTACGCTGGGTTGAGCAGGGCATCGGCTGTTCCAAAGTTCCTGATATCAATAATATTGGTTTAATGGAGGACCGTGCGACATTAAGGATTTCGAGCCAGCATGCTGCAAATTGGCTTCACCATGGCATCTGCACGAAGGAACAAGTGCTTGAGACACTTAAGAAAATGGCTAAGGTAGTAGATGAACAAAACAGTGGAGATACCGCATACCGCCCAATGGCAGCTGATTTCGATCAATCGGTTGCATTCCAGGCAGCATGTGACCTTGTTTTCGAAGGCTATGATCAGCCAAACGGCTATACAGAACCAATCTTGCACCGCCGCCGTCTTGAAGCGAAGTCCAAATATGCTGTTAAACAGTAA
- a CDS encoding 3-hydroxyacyl-CoA dehydrogenase, whose translation MELKECRAIVTGGASGLGEATVRKIAGCGGKVLIADLAEDRAAYLIRELGENVLFVKTDVTKEEDVKRAVSFAVEQFGSINTAVNCAGIGIAAKLLGRKGVHSLDMFQKVIMINLIGTFNVIRLAAEQMAKNDPNDQGERGVIINTASVAAFEGQIGQSAYSASKGGVVGMTLPIARELAGYGIRVMTIAPGLFNTPMFDSLPDEARDSLGKMVPFPSRLGYPEEYARLAESILVNPMLNGETIRLDGGIRMQPK comes from the coding sequence ATGGAATTGAAAGAATGCAGAGCTATAGTTACGGGCGGTGCTTCGGGGCTTGGAGAGGCGACAGTGAGAAAAATAGCCGGATGCGGAGGGAAGGTCCTTATTGCAGATTTGGCGGAAGATCGGGCAGCTTATCTTATCAGGGAACTGGGTGAAAATGTTCTTTTTGTGAAAACGGATGTTACAAAAGAAGAAGACGTAAAGAGGGCAGTGTCGTTTGCTGTTGAACAATTTGGCAGCATTAATACTGCAGTTAATTGTGCCGGCATCGGAATTGCCGCAAAGCTGCTGGGCCGAAAAGGCGTCCATTCTCTGGACATGTTCCAAAAGGTCATTATGATAAATCTGATTGGGACTTTTAATGTCATTCGTCTGGCTGCAGAACAAATGGCAAAGAATGACCCGAATGATCAAGGAGAAAGAGGTGTGATTATTAATACGGCTTCCGTCGCAGCCTTTGAAGGACAAATTGGCCAGTCAGCATATAGTGCATCCAAAGGCGGAGTGGTTGGTATGACCCTGCCGATTGCCAGGGAGCTGGCGGGTTATGGGATTCGTGTGATGACGATTGCCCCTGGGTTGTTTAACACACCAATGTTTGATTCGCTGCCTGATGAGGCAAGGGATTCTTTGGGGAAAATGGTGCCTTTTCCTTCAAGGCTTGGATATCCTGAGGAGTATGCCAGGCTGGCTGAAAGTATCTTAGTAAATCCCATGCTGAATGGCGAAACTATCAGGCTGGATGGAGGCATCCGCATGCAGCCAAAGTAA
- a CDS encoding ABC transporter ATP-binding protein, with protein sequence MIKIRNVRKSFEEMDAVENVCIEVNKGSIYGLLGSNGAGKTTLLKLLAGIYAEDEGSIAIDGQPVFENPQMKEKIFFIQDHPYFLPQYTVKQMAQFYRNIYSRWDEERFEELAAIFEMDIHKKIHRFSKGIQRQAAFILALSARPEVLILDEPMDGLDPVMRKKVKSLLIDEVAEREMTILISSHNLREVEDLCDYIGIMHNGRMILEKDLDDLKTDTHKIQVAFKGSVPAIFDPLKILHKEKRGSIMICIVKGDAKEISSYVEQFKPVIFDMLPLTLEEIFIYEMGDIGYAVQNILD encoded by the coding sequence ATGATCAAAATCCGTAATGTGCGAAAATCTTTCGAGGAGATGGATGCTGTCGAAAATGTCTGCATCGAAGTGAATAAAGGGTCCATATACGGCTTGCTTGGATCCAATGGAGCCGGAAAAACAACACTTTTAAAGCTTTTGGCAGGCATCTATGCAGAGGATGAAGGGTCCATTGCCATTGACGGCCAGCCGGTGTTCGAAAACCCGCAAATGAAAGAAAAGATCTTTTTTATTCAGGACCATCCCTATTTTCTGCCTCAATATACAGTTAAGCAGATGGCGCAATTTTATAGAAATATTTACAGCAGGTGGGATGAAGAACGCTTTGAAGAACTGGCTGCTATTTTTGAAATGGATATACATAAAAAGATTCATAGATTCTCAAAAGGCATTCAGAGGCAGGCTGCTTTTATCCTTGCTTTGTCTGCCAGGCCGGAAGTGTTAATTTTGGATGAGCCTATGGACGGGCTTGACCCTGTCATGAGGAAGAAAGTGAAAAGCCTGCTGATCGATGAGGTTGCAGAAAGAGAAATGACGATTCTTATTTCCTCTCATAATCTGCGTGAAGTTGAAGATCTATGTGATTATATAGGCATTATGCATAATGGGCGTATGATTCTGGAAAAAGATCTTGATGATCTTAAAACAGATACCCATAAAATTCAGGTTGCCTTTAAAGGATCTGTACCAGCCATTTTCGATCCGCTGAAGATTCTTCATAAAGAAAAAAGAGGCAGCATAATGATCTGCATTGTAAAGGGAGATGCAAAGGAAATATCGTCATATGTAGAACAATTTAAACCAGTAATTTTCGATATGCTTCCCCTGACATTAGAGGAGATTTTCATTTATGAAATGGGGGACATTGGATATGCAGTCCAAAACATCCTTGATTAA